Part of the Candidatus Saccharibacteria bacterium genome, ATGTCCTCTAATGTAAATTCATTCTGTTCAAATGGCAGGGTATTGATAGCTTCTCTGACGGCAGTGCTAATGGCTCCACTCGAAGGGTGGACTTCCAATGACGAGCCTGTACGTAGGTATTTTCTTGGTGGCATTGGTTTTTTTGTTAGCACTCCTTTACGAACAAGAAAGTCAAAGTCTTGAGCGGACGCAGAGTCCTTGCTGGACTCATCTGGTTCAACAGCTTCAACTTTAGCAATACCTTCTTTATAGCGGTCTGTAAGCAGTTCTGCATACAGTCCTATCCGGCGCATGGCCACTCCGCTAGTACTTGTACCTAAAAAATCTTTATTAGATATTCCAGAGATTTCTGCTGTCCGCAGCATTAACGCTGCGACAGCACTCGCCTTTGCAAGATCTGCCGAGGGTTGTTTTTGAACTGATTGAAGACCTTCTTCACTACCGCTAACTGCGGCTAGGCCCAGTTCTGCTGCGCGTCGATAAAACGAAAGAACTGTCTCTGGTTTTGGTATATATCCATCATAGCCTTCCCCCACCACTGCTTTGTATCTTTCAATGGTTTCAGAAGCAATGTAACTTGCTCCAGAATCGTCAGCCAACATTAACCAGAAAATAGGTTTGTGTTCACCGCCTGTAAATAACTCAACTCTCTCTCTAGTGCCGGTATTTTCAGGCATAGGTAACTCGGGAATATTCTTCACTAAACTAGAACCTATATTTGTCATATTATATATTATATTGTAAAAGTGAGTTATTTGCATAACTTCTTACACAATTTCATACATTCTGCTAGTATATTTTCACGCACCCGTAGCTCAGCTGGATAGAGCGCCTGTCTTCGGAACAGGAGGTCATAGGTTCGAATCCTATCGGGTGTACCATATTGCAAGTCGTCAATCGAGACGACTTTTTTTAATGGTTATACCTAGATCACACTTAACCCGTCATGGGAGTAAACTAAATAAACTGCAGTTTCAATTTTTTACTACGTTTTTACCCCGCTTATAATTCACGCTAACTGTAGTATGATTACTACTACCGTGAAGCGATATCTTAATAAACTGGTTAAACTATTAACCGACACCTACCGTGACCCTCGATTTATTATTACGAGTTTATTTGCGCTCGTTGGGTTTTTAATAACTACTGCACAGGTTGTAGAAGCTGATGAACTCGATAATTTTGAGAAGTATATATTTGAACTGATCAACCAACTGGGCGATGGGTTATATTCATTTTTTTATATAATTACTCAGTTTGGCTCATTATTATCACTAGTGGTCTGGGCGGCTGCTATAGCTTTTTATTTTAGAAAACGAGCAGCGCTAGCCGCTGTTGTATCAGGTTTTTTAGGTTGGCTAATCGCAAAGCCTTTAAAAGCGTATATCGGGCGAGCCAGACCAGGCGAAATTCTTGACAGCTTGAATATCTTTACAGATGAAAAATTTAGTGGATTGGGATACCCTTCGGGTCACGCCACCTTATCTGCCGCTGTTGCAACAGCAGTTTTTTTGTACCTTAAGCCAAAAAATCGCAAGTACTTGCTTATATTTGTAGCGCTAATCGGCATAAGCCGAGTTTATCTCGGTGGCCACTTCCCTCGTGACATTATAGGTGGCTGGTTCCTTGGTGTTCTCGCAGGCTGTATTGGTTCATTTTTAATCGGCAGCTCTAGAGACGCTGCCTCTAACAAGTACATCAAAAATGTATTAAATAAGAATGGTATAAAGGCTGCAGCAATTAAAGAGTTCAGCGGGGATGCTCGTGGGTCAAGACCTATTTTTATTACACTTGAAGATAAAACTAAACTGTTTGGCAAAATAGTAACTAGCCAAGAGCAGGCTGCCGACTGGTTGTTTAAAACGTTTCGTTTTTTTAAATACAAGAACTTCAAAGACGAGGACCCCTACCTTAACCCAAAACGACACACCGAACATGAAGCGTTCGTAGCAGAATGGGCTCGTAAATTTGGCGTCAACACACCTCAAGTTATTAAGATCGTTCATGTCAAAGATAGCCAGTGGTTATTAGTACAAGACATGGTAGACGCTGAGCCACTCGACAAGCAAAAAAAAGTAAGTCAAAAAACTTTAGAGCAAACCTGGCGACAAATTTTAAAACTTCATGATGCAGATATTGCTCACCGTGATTTACGAGCAAGCAACGTACTTGTCGATAAAGACAAGCAGCCATGGATTATAGACTTTGGTTTTGCAGAAGTGGCTGGTGATGAGATGAGGAAAAGAGTTGATATTGCCGAATTCTTAACAACCACCAGTATGCTATTTGGTGTTAAAAAATCTCTTGCTGCTGCTCTGGCAGTTTTAGAGAAACAAAAACTGCAAGAAGCTGCTCCGTATGTTCAGCCGGCAGCTCTCAGTGGAGCCACTACTAGTGCTATTAAAAACGACAAGCAAACTTTCGAGCAACTACAAACTGCCTTAAAAGACATGCATGATAATCAGGAAGTTTTTGAACATCAAGCCCTATTACGAATAACAAAGAAACAAATTATAAACCTGGCCTTGGTCGCAGTGTTATTCTTCATAATTATTCCTCAATTTAATGTATTTAAAGACTCGTTCGCATCGCTATCTGATATAAATTTTATTTACATACCAGCGGTCATAGTAGCTTCCATGACAACATATATCTTTGCAGCAGGCACCATAACTACCATTCCCTCTGTACCTGTTAGCTACCGCAAGGCAGTTATGGCGCAGTTGGCCGGTTCGTATGCAAGTAAGTTAGCGCCTCGTGGGCTTGGTTCGAGTGCGGTTAATTTACAATTTTTGCGCAAACAAGGCATGTCGCTGTCGCGTGCTACGTCTGTTATGCTAACCGACAAATTTCTTGGCTTCTTGCTGTTTGTTATTCCGTTTGGTTCGGTTGTAGTAATTAGCGGTCAATCATCACTTTCACAGCTACTACCGGATATGAAAACGTACTACGTTTATATAGCGCTGGGGATAATTTTGGCCGGCATTACTGTATTGGTCGCAAAACGAACCTGGCAAGAAAAAATTATTCAATCGCTAAAAAAGAGCTACTTTGAAATAAAGCAACTTGCCTATAGACCGCGATCGTTGCTGCTTGCTGCTTTATTTTCTCTCGGGGTAACGGTAAGCTACCTCCTCACTTTATATTTGTGTTTCACAGCATTACAAGTCGACATATCGATACTACAAATAATCGTCACGTATGCTGCCGCTACCTTCGCGAGTTCGGTCACACCGACGCCAGGTGGCTTAGGTGGTTTCGAAGCTGGATTAATTGCAGCAATGGTAAGTTTTGGCGTGGAACAGTCTGCGGCTTACTCGGTGGCTATCCTCTATCGTTTAGCTACCTTTTGGCTACCTATTCCTTTAGCTCTAGCCGCTTTTAAGTTTGCTAGGTCTAAAGACATTATTTGACCTTTTTATAGGTTCTCTTGAGATGTTTCATAATTTTAATCTCAATAAAACTAAAAAATTTGTCAATCCCCGTTACTGGTCCAAATTTTTCAACTGCTAAAGTTGTCATGCCTGCCTTGTTAGCTCCGTAAATGTCTTGAATGAATCTGTCGCCTACCATAATGAGTTCCGACGGAGTGTACCCTGTTTCAGCTTCAGATCGCCGGTAATAGGCGGGGAGAGGTTTTCCTTTAAGTCCTTCGGGCTGCATGGCGCCCTGAGCGCCGAGAGCCTTAACTATTACTGACACGTCTTTCGACTTCGGCCTGTTCGTGGCAACGAAAAAAGGCAATGGTTGGTTTTTCAAGGCTTCAAACACCCAGTCTTCAACAGTTTCGGTTCCGTAATGAACGACAGTGTGGTCAAGGTCTACTAGAAAGGCTTTGATGCCGGTTGACTGTAAATACGTAAAATCTACCTTCGAA contains:
- a CDS encoding flippase-like domain-containing protein → MITTTVKRYLNKLVKLLTDTYRDPRFIITSLFALVGFLITTAQVVEADELDNFEKYIFELINQLGDGLYSFFYIITQFGSLLSLVVWAAAIAFYFRKRAALAAVVSGFLGWLIAKPLKAYIGRARPGEILDSLNIFTDEKFSGLGYPSGHATLSAAVATAVFLYLKPKNRKYLLIFVALIGISRVYLGGHFPRDIIGGWFLGVLAGCIGSFLIGSSRDAASNKYIKNVLNKNGIKAAAIKEFSGDARGSRPIFITLEDKTKLFGKIVTSQEQAADWLFKTFRFFKYKNFKDEDPYLNPKRHTEHEAFVAEWARKFGVNTPQVIKIVHVKDSQWLLVQDMVDAEPLDKQKKVSQKTLEQTWRQILKLHDADIAHRDLRASNVLVDKDKQPWIIDFGFAEVAGDEMRKRVDIAEFLTTTSMLFGVKKSLAAALAVLEKQKLQEAAPYVQPAALSGATTSAIKNDKQTFEQLQTALKDMHDNQEVFEHQALLRITKKQIINLALVAVLFFIIIPQFNVFKDSFASLSDINFIYIPAVIVASMTTYIFAAGTITTIPSVPVSYRKAVMAQLAGSYASKLAPRGLGSSAVNLQFLRKQGMSLSRATSVMLTDKFLGFLLFVIPFGSVVVISGQSSLSQLLPDMKTYYVYIALGIILAGITVLVAKRTWQEKIIQSLKKSYFEIKQLAYRPRSLLLAALFSLGVTVSYLLTLYLCFTALQVDISILQIIVTYAAATFASSVTPTPGGLGGFEAGLIAAMVSFGVEQSAAYSVAILYRLATFWLPIPLALAAFKFARSKDII